From Gordonia crocea, the proteins below share one genomic window:
- a CDS encoding acyl-CoA dehydrogenase family protein — MSSEAISADDLVALRDSVADLVARGGGSEAVRASMSSTTRTDAPLWSGLVEVGAAALAIPEEDGGVGAGWGALAAVVEELGASLSPVPLFSSAVLATGALLVAAERGGHGPAGLLADLAAGERTATLCLAGETSWETPGVTADGGILSGTAHYVTDAEAATDLVVVAGPTPHATLHVIAADAPGVEVVPVATMDPTRPLSQVRFTDAAAEAIAAPDDLLARLRDVAWAMLAVEQVGAASAALRLTVDYTKARKQFGRVIGSFQALKHRMADMYADIETGRSVAYAAVEAIGTGEGAELAAAAHVYCSEAFTRVVAEAVQLHGGIGITWEHDIQLYFKRAHSSAQFFGQPVDVVAAVSL; from the coding sequence ATGAGTTCCGAGGCAATCTCGGCCGACGACCTGGTCGCCTTGCGCGACTCGGTCGCCGACCTCGTCGCCCGGGGCGGGGGCAGCGAGGCCGTGCGGGCATCGATGTCCTCGACGACGCGCACCGACGCGCCGTTGTGGTCCGGCCTGGTCGAGGTCGGGGCCGCGGCACTGGCGATTCCCGAGGAGGACGGTGGCGTCGGCGCCGGTTGGGGCGCATTGGCCGCCGTCGTCGAGGAGCTCGGCGCCTCGCTGTCGCCGGTCCCGCTGTTCTCCTCGGCCGTCCTCGCCACCGGCGCGCTGCTCGTCGCGGCCGAGCGGGGCGGCCACGGACCCGCCGGACTGCTGGCCGATCTGGCCGCCGGCGAGCGGACCGCCACCTTGTGCCTGGCCGGCGAAACCTCCTGGGAGACACCGGGGGTGACCGCGGACGGCGGGATCCTGTCCGGCACCGCCCACTACGTCACCGATGCCGAGGCGGCCACCGACCTGGTGGTCGTGGCCGGCCCGACCCCACACGCGACCCTGCACGTCATCGCCGCCGACGCACCCGGCGTCGAGGTCGTCCCGGTCGCCACGATGGATCCCACGCGCCCGCTATCGCAGGTGCGGTTCACCGATGCCGCGGCCGAGGCCATCGCCGCCCCCGACGACCTTCTCGCCCGGCTGCGCGATGTGGCGTGGGCCATGCTCGCCGTCGAGCAGGTCGGTGCGGCGTCGGCGGCGCTGCGGCTCACGGTCGACTACACCAAGGCGCGCAAGCAGTTCGGGCGCGTGATCGGGTCGTTCCAAGCGCTGAAGCACCGCATGGCCGACATGTATGCCGACATCGAGACGGGGCGCTCGGTTGCCTACGCCGCGGTCGAGGCCATCGGCACCGGTGAGGGGGCGGAGCTGGCCGCCGCGGCGCACGTGTACTGCTCCGAGGCGTTCACCCGCGTCGTCGCCGAGGCGGTCCAGTTGCACGGCGGCATTGGCATCACCTGGGAACACGACATTCAGCTCTACTTCAAGCGGGCCCATTCCAGCGCGCAATTCTTCGGCCAACCGGTCGACGTCGTCGCCGCCGTGTCGCTCTAG
- a CDS encoding acyl-CoA dehydrogenase family protein, with protein sequence MRFLLDDEHVGLADTIDGLASRADAIAANRAWADGDTAPGLTLWGSLAELGVTGLLVAEEHGGAGAGAVEMVVAAEALGRHAVPGPVAETLAAVPVALRQAGRSAELTEVASGTPATITAGIWQPRAADPTTSTVFTLVDGVLHAGTADEPLATVDPSRTVAEVAPADSLGVGIALADVLNHGALATAAQLLGLGTAMLDLATEYAKTRHQFGRAIGSFQAVKHHLADVAVALEMARPLVHGAALALDGAVPDEVNADREVSAAKVAAADAAYLSARRSLQVLGAIGYTVEHDLSRYLTKTQALQSAWGTPAAHRARILDTLR encoded by the coding sequence ATGAGATTCCTTCTCGACGACGAGCACGTCGGCCTGGCCGACACGATCGACGGCCTGGCCTCCCGTGCCGACGCCATCGCCGCCAACCGGGCCTGGGCCGACGGTGACACCGCGCCCGGGCTGACCCTGTGGGGTTCGCTGGCCGAATTGGGCGTCACCGGCCTTCTCGTCGCGGAGGAGCACGGCGGGGCCGGGGCCGGAGCCGTCGAGATGGTCGTCGCAGCCGAGGCACTGGGCCGCCACGCGGTGCCCGGCCCGGTCGCCGAGACCCTCGCCGCGGTGCCCGTCGCCCTTCGACAGGCCGGGCGGAGCGCCGAACTCACCGAGGTCGCGTCGGGTACGCCCGCCACCATCACGGCGGGGATCTGGCAGCCGCGCGCCGCCGACCCTACGACGTCGACGGTGTTCACCCTGGTCGACGGCGTGCTGCACGCCGGTACCGCCGATGAACCACTGGCCACGGTCGACCCGTCGCGCACCGTCGCCGAGGTGGCGCCCGCCGACTCCTTGGGCGTCGGCATCGCTCTCGCCGACGTGTTGAACCACGGTGCGCTGGCCACCGCCGCGCAACTCCTCGGCTTGGGCACCGCCATGCTCGACCTCGCCACCGAGTACGCAAAGACCCGCCACCAGTTCGGCCGGGCAATCGGTTCCTTCCAGGCGGTCAAACACCACCTCGCCGATGTGGCGGTCGCACTGGAAATGGCACGGCCTCTCGTTCACGGCGCCGCTCTGGCTCTCGACGGCGCGGTTCCCGACGAGGTCAACGCCGATCGGGAGGTCTCCGCCGCCAAGGTCGCCGCCGCCGATGCCGCCTACCTCTCGGCGCGGCGCAGCCTGCAGGTCCTCGGTGCGATCGGCTACACCGTCGAACACGACCTTTCGCGGTACCTCACCAAAACCCAAGCGCTGCAAAGCGCCTGGGGCACGCCCGCGGCACACCGGGCGCGGATCCTGGACACCCTGCGATGA
- a CDS encoding acyl-CoA dehydrogenase family protein, which translates to MDLLFDDDAQAFRAEVRSWLADHVPAQPLPSMDTAEGFEAHRAWEAEMAADAMSVVSWPVEYGGRDVPLLHWVIFEEEYYRSGAPGRVSQNGIFLLAPTLFEHASKEQLDRIMPRMARADDIWGQAWSEPESGSDLASLRSTATRTEGGWLLNGQKTWSSRSSFADWGFGLFRSDKAAQKHRGLTYFMFDLRAPGVTVRPIAQLDGEPGFAELFLEDVFVPDDPADPANSGVIGEVDNGWKVAMSTAANERGLSLRSPGRFLATTDRLLELWRTADVPATAATDKGVVDAWIGSRAYELSTYATVSRLAAGGQLGLESSINKVFWSQWDIAAHETALELQGADAELVDAWTDGYLFSLSGPIYAGTNEIQRNVIAERLLGLPRGDR; encoded by the coding sequence GTGGACCTGCTTTTCGACGACGACGCGCAGGCGTTTCGGGCCGAGGTCCGCTCCTGGCTCGCCGACCACGTGCCGGCGCAGCCGCTCCCCTCGATGGACACCGCCGAGGGATTCGAGGCGCACCGCGCCTGGGAGGCCGAGATGGCGGCCGACGCCATGTCGGTGGTCAGCTGGCCGGTCGAGTACGGCGGGCGCGACGTGCCGCTGCTGCACTGGGTCATCTTCGAAGAGGAGTACTACCGCTCCGGCGCCCCCGGCCGCGTCAGCCAAAACGGCATCTTTCTGTTGGCGCCGACGCTGTTCGAGCACGCCAGCAAGGAACAGCTGGACCGGATCATGCCCCGCATGGCGCGGGCCGACGACATCTGGGGACAGGCGTGGAGCGAGCCAGAGTCCGGCTCCGACCTTGCCTCGCTGCGCTCCACCGCGACGCGCACCGAGGGCGGCTGGTTGCTCAACGGCCAGAAGACGTGGAGCTCGCGCTCTTCCTTCGCCGACTGGGGCTTCGGGCTCTTCCGCTCCGACAAAGCGGCGCAGAAGCACCGTGGCTTGACGTATTTCATGTTCGACCTGCGCGCCCCCGGGGTCACGGTCCGACCGATCGCCCAGCTCGACGGCGAGCCGGGTTTCGCCGAGCTCTTCCTCGAGGACGTCTTCGTGCCTGACGACCCGGCCGACCCGGCGAACTCCGGTGTCATCGGCGAGGTGGACAACGGCTGGAAGGTGGCAATGAGTACCGCGGCCAACGAGCGCGGCCTCTCGCTGCGGTCCCCGGGGCGCTTCCTCGCCACCACCGATCGGCTGCTCGAACTGTGGCGCACGGCCGACGTCCCCGCCACCGCGGCGACCGACAAGGGCGTAGTCGACGCGTGGATCGGCTCGCGCGCCTACGAACTGTCCACCTACGCCACGGTCAGCCGTCTGGCCGCCGGGGGGCAGTTGGGCTTGGAGTCCTCGATCAACAAGGTCTTCTGGTCGCAGTGGGACATCGCCGCGCACGAGACCGCACTGGAGTTGCAGGGCGCCGACGCGGAGCTGGTCGACGCCTGGACCGACGGCTACCTCTTCTCGCTGTCGGGCCCGATCTACGCCGGTACCAACGAGATTCAACGCAACGTCATCGCCGAGCGACTTCTCGGCCTGCCCCGAGGGGACCGCTGA
- a CDS encoding enoyl-CoA hydratase, with protein sequence MSDAVIPPPLRPEELGPDTSPVAYDTALDGALAYVTLNRPDYRNAQNSVMTYSLDAAFRRAVDDPAVKAIVLRANGKHFSAGHDIGTPERDFHVHYDNAATLHWDHTVPGGGPDTPLTADQRLAREIEVYLGMCRRWREIPKPVIAQVHGACIAGGLMLAWICDFIVAADDAFFSDPVARMGIPGVEYFAHAFVLGPRRAKEILFTGERFTAAQALDWGMVNHVVPRDELDAKVVSIAEQIVAMPMQGLFLSKKAVNICEDQMGMRTAMDSVFGWHHYAHSANAESGDSLGGMDAKSMKAGSAAAEKKD encoded by the coding sequence ATGAGTGATGCCGTCATCCCACCGCCGCTGCGCCCCGAGGAACTAGGCCCGGACACCTCGCCGGTCGCGTATGACACCGCCCTCGACGGTGCCCTGGCGTACGTGACGCTCAACCGCCCGGACTACCGCAACGCGCAGAACTCGGTGATGACCTACTCCCTCGACGCCGCGTTCCGCCGCGCTGTCGACGACCCGGCGGTGAAGGCCATCGTGCTGCGGGCCAACGGCAAGCACTTCTCCGCCGGCCACGACATCGGCACCCCCGAGCGCGACTTCCACGTCCACTACGACAATGCGGCCACGCTGCACTGGGACCACACCGTCCCCGGGGGCGGTCCGGACACCCCGCTGACCGCCGACCAGCGCCTGGCCCGCGAGATCGAGGTCTACCTGGGGATGTGCCGCCGGTGGCGCGAGATCCCCAAGCCGGTCATCGCCCAGGTCCACGGCGCCTGCATCGCCGGCGGACTGATGCTGGCGTGGATCTGCGACTTCATCGTCGCCGCCGACGACGCGTTCTTCTCCGACCCGGTCGCCCGGATGGGTATCCCCGGCGTCGAGTACTTCGCCCACGCCTTCGTCCTCGGCCCGCGCCGCGCGAAGGAAATCCTGTTCACCGGCGAACGGTTCACCGCCGCGCAGGCCCTCGACTGGGGCATGGTCAACCACGTGGTGCCGCGCGACGAACTCGACGCGAAGGTCGTCTCGATCGCCGAACAGATCGTCGCGATGCCGATGCAGGGGCTGTTCCTGTCGAAGAAGGCCGTGAACATCTGCGAGGACCAGATGGGGATGCGCACCGCGATGGACTCGGTCTTCGGATGGCACCACTACGCCCACAGCGCCAACGCCGAATCCGGCGACTCCCTCGGCGGGATGGACGCAAAGTCGATGAAGGCGGGCAGCGCCGCCGCGGAAAAGAAGGACTGA
- the fdxA gene encoding ferredoxin: MTYVIAQPCVDVKDRACVEECPVDCIYEGSRSLYIHPDECVDCGACEPVCPVEAIFYEDDLPDEWADYQTDNADFFEKLLPGLADPLGSPGGAAKTGVTPADAPLVASLPAQETAG; the protein is encoded by the coding sequence ATGACCTATGTCATCGCGCAGCCCTGCGTTGACGTCAAAGACCGCGCCTGCGTGGAGGAATGCCCGGTCGACTGCATCTACGAGGGGTCGCGCAGCCTCTACATCCACCCCGACGAGTGCGTCGACTGCGGCGCGTGTGAACCGGTGTGCCCGGTCGAGGCGATCTTCTACGAGGACGACCTCCCCGACGAGTGGGCCGACTACCAGACCGACAACGCCGACTTCTTCGAGAAGCTGCTGCCCGGCCTGGCCGATCCGCTCGGCTCCCCCGGCGGCGCCGCGAAGACCGGCGTCACCCCGGCCGACGCACCCCTGGTCGCCTCGCTGCCGGCGCAGGAGACGGCCGGCTAG
- a CDS encoding DUF2249 domain-containing protein, translating into MAADSNAPVIDVREIPKPQRHPKIFALFDSLGAGEALILVNDHDPRHLHDEFDVERPGSYSWEYLVREKRDYRIRIGKTTSAALPRKLGNTTDLTQAPTDAADVAWKLELRDRHLDSNLIRLAPNGKIDTHTGGEVDVLIHVLAGSGTVGTEGEAVEVGAGDLLWLPRYSQRSFTAGPDGLSYLTVHNHREPSLTIEPFNADRR; encoded by the coding sequence ATGGCTGCCGATTCGAATGCCCCGGTGATTGATGTTCGCGAGATCCCGAAACCCCAGCGGCATCCGAAAATCTTCGCTCTGTTCGACAGTCTGGGCGCCGGCGAGGCCCTGATCCTGGTCAACGACCACGACCCCCGCCACCTCCACGACGAGTTCGACGTCGAACGCCCGGGCAGCTACTCCTGGGAGTACCTGGTCCGGGAGAAGCGCGACTACCGGATCCGCATCGGCAAGACCACCTCGGCGGCCCTGCCCCGCAAGCTCGGCAACACCACCGACCTGACCCAGGCCCCGACCGATGCCGCCGACGTGGCCTGGAAGCTCGAGCTGCGCGACCGCCACCTCGACTCCAACCTCATCCGCCTGGCCCCCAACGGGAAGATCGACACCCACACCGGCGGGGAGGTCGACGTGCTGATCCACGTCCTGGCCGGATCCGGGACCGTCGGAACCGAGGGCGAGGCCGTCGAGGTCGGCGCCGGCGACCTGCTGTGGCTGCCGCGCTACTCGCAGCGCTCGTTCACCGCCGGACCCGACGGGCTGAGCTACCTGACCGTCCACAACCACCGCGAACCCTCGCTGACCATCGAGCCGTTCAACGCCGATCGGAGGTAA
- a CDS encoding helix-turn-helix domain-containing protein has protein sequence MTATVGDDVAGRQPSPPTRRAVAVVDAVVDAVTRDPERKITLADIVRDTGLSRATTHAIVAELVDLGWLRRDDDGIITLGTGLLATATRVLGADRLTTAARPILSDLADAVRAPVFLARRIDDSRVTVVEYLWPQRSSAKTPPDLPAGRRIALRPPICREFLAWEPPAVQEAWIELAPDADRARLRLVLPAVAERGYSIERVADEHRAVIDALTTMSSVPASLRHRVGALVSELSVIDYLPGELVGEVGAVTVGAPVFDGERVIASVVACPNTTMSADELAHIGAATVAAAALLKESP, from the coding sequence ATGACAGCGACCGTAGGCGACGATGTTGCCGGACGTCAACCTTCACCGCCGACCCGCCGCGCGGTGGCCGTCGTCGACGCCGTCGTCGACGCGGTCACCCGCGACCCCGAGCGCAAAATCACCCTCGCTGACATTGTGCGCGACACCGGGTTGTCCAGGGCGACGACTCACGCGATCGTCGCCGAACTGGTCGACCTGGGCTGGTTGCGCCGCGACGACGACGGGATCATCACCCTCGGCACCGGCCTGCTCGCCACGGCGACGCGCGTGCTGGGCGCGGACCGGCTGACCACCGCGGCCCGCCCCATCCTGTCCGACCTGGCCGACGCGGTGCGGGCCCCGGTGTTCTTGGCACGGCGGATCGACGACTCCCGCGTCACCGTCGTCGAGTACCTCTGGCCCCAGCGCAGCAGCGCGAAGACCCCGCCCGACCTGCCCGCCGGGCGGCGCATCGCCCTGCGCCCGCCGATCTGTCGGGAGTTCCTCGCCTGGGAACCGCCGGCAGTCCAGGAGGCGTGGATCGAGCTGGCCCCCGACGCCGACCGCGCCCGACTGCGCCTGGTCTTGCCCGCCGTGGCGGAGCGCGGATACTCGATCGAGCGGGTCGCCGACGAGCACCGAGCGGTGATCGACGCGCTGACCACCATGTCGAGCGTCCCGGCGTCGCTGCGCCACCGCGTCGGAGCACTGGTCTCAGAGTTGTCGGTGATCGACTACCTGCCCGGCGAGTTGGTCGGCGAGGTCGGCGCCGTCACCGTGGGGGCCCCGGTGTTCGACGGCGAGCGGGTGATCGCCTCGGTGGTCGCGTGCCCCAACACCACGATGTCCGCCGATGAGTTGGCCCACATCGGCGCGGCCACCGTCGCCGCGGCCGCCCTGCTGAAAGAGTCCCCCTGA
- the cysD gene encoding sulfate adenylyltransferase subunit CysD → MSREGVRVSETRYELTHLQALEAEAVHIFREVAATLRNPGLLFSGGKDSVVMYAIARKAFWPAPPPFTLMHVDTGHNFDEVIEFRDRLVEQTGARLVVSSVQDDIDAGRVVEQTGPGTSRNRLQTAALLRGIAENRFDAVFGGARRDEEKARAKERVFSFRNREGGWDPRAQRPELWHLYNGRHHPGEHIRVFPLSNWTELDIWQYIAAEEIELPSIYYAHEREVVPRDGMLLAQTRFLETYPGETSHLERVRFRTVGDATCTGCVESDADTVEKVIEEISATRLTERGATRADDRISEAGMEDRKKEGYF, encoded by the coding sequence ATGTCAAGAGAAGGCGTCAGAGTGAGCGAAACGCGCTACGAACTGACACACCTCCAGGCCCTTGAGGCCGAGGCGGTGCACATCTTCCGTGAAGTCGCGGCAACGTTGCGCAACCCCGGCCTACTGTTCTCCGGAGGCAAGGACTCGGTGGTGATGTATGCGATCGCGCGCAAGGCCTTCTGGCCGGCGCCGCCGCCGTTCACCCTGATGCACGTCGACACCGGGCACAACTTCGACGAGGTCATCGAGTTCCGCGACCGGCTCGTCGAGCAGACCGGGGCACGCCTGGTGGTGAGCAGCGTCCAGGACGACATCGACGCCGGCCGGGTCGTCGAGCAGACCGGGCCGGGCACCAGCCGCAACCGGCTGCAGACGGCCGCCCTGCTGCGCGGTATCGCCGAGAACCGCTTCGACGCGGTGTTCGGCGGCGCGCGCCGCGACGAGGAGAAGGCCCGTGCCAAAGAACGGGTCTTCAGCTTCCGCAACCGCGAGGGCGGCTGGGATCCGCGGGCCCAGCGCCCCGAGCTCTGGCACCTCTACAACGGCCGCCACCACCCCGGCGAGCATATCCGCGTCTTCCCCCTCTCCAATTGGACCGAGCTCGACATCTGGCAGTACATCGCCGCCGAGGAGATCGAACTGCCGTCGATCTACTACGCCCATGAACGCGAGGTGGTCCCGCGCGACGGGATGCTGCTGGCGCAGACGCGCTTTTTGGAGACCTACCCGGGCGAGACCAGCCACCTCGAGCGGGTGCGCTTCCGCACGGTCGGCGACGCCACCTGTACCGGCTGTGTCGAGTCCGACGCCGACACCGTCGAGAAGGTGATCGAGGAGATCTCCGCGACGCGGCTGACCGAACGCGGGG